A portion of the Juglans microcarpa x Juglans regia isolate MS1-56 chromosome 1D, Jm3101_v1.0, whole genome shotgun sequence genome contains these proteins:
- the LOC121236395 gene encoding 60S ribosomal protein L6-1-like encodes MALRQRTPKVSRNPDLVRGIGKCSRSKMYHKRGLWAIKAKNGGVFPRHGAKPKAVLPAEKPPKFYPADDVKKPLFNKWKPNTTKLRASITLRIVLIILAGRSMGKRVIFLKQLPTGLLLVH; translated from the coding sequence ATGGCTTTGAGGCAGAGAACCCCGAAGGTGAGCAGGAACCCTGATCTGGTTCGTGGTATCGGCAAGTGCTCTAGGTCGAAGATGTACCACAAGAGGGGCCTCTGGGCAATCAAGGCCAAAAACGGTGGCGTTTTTCCTCGCCACGGTGCCAAACCCAAGGCAGTCCTTCCAGCTGAGAAGCCTCCCAAGTTCTATCCTGCGGATGATGTCAAAAAGCCCCTCTTCAACAAGTGGAAACCCAATACCACTAAGCTCAGGGCTAGTATTACTCTGCGTATCGTGCTAATCATACTTGCTGGGAGGTCCATGGGAAAGAGAGTTATTTTCCTGAAGCAGCTTCCAACTGGATTGCTTTTGGTCCACTAA
- the LOC121234469 gene encoding vesicle transport protein GOT1-like produces MVSFEMNDRKKIGLGLTGFGIFFSFLGIIFFFDKGLLAMGNILFFSGVTLTIGLKSTMQFFMKRQNFKGTISFGVGFFLVVIGWPILGMILESYGFIVLFSGFWPTLAVFLQKIPVLGWFIQQPYVRSFFDRYRGRRVPV; encoded by the exons ATGGTTTCGTTCGAGATGAATGACCGAAAGA AGATTGGACTAGGATTGACAGGATTTGGCATATTTTTCTCATTCCTTGGAATTATCTTCTTTTTTGACAAGGGATTACTTGCCATGGGAAAT ATACTCTTCTTCTCAGGGGTGACTTTGACCATTGGACTGAAGTCTACGAtgcaatttttcatgaaacGGCAAAACTTCAAG GGAACAATTTCATTTGGTGTTGGCTTCTTCTTAGTTGTCATAGGATGGCCTATTTTGGGCATGATTTTGGAGTCATACGGGTTCATTGTACTCTTTAG TGGCTTCTGGCCGACACTGGCAGTTTTCCTGCAAAAGATTCCTGTTCTTGGTTGGTTCATCCAACAGCCATATGTCAGATCG TTCTTTGATCGGTACCGGGGCAGACGGGTACCCGTATAA